The sequence below is a genomic window from Dryobates pubescens isolate bDryPub1 chromosome 17, bDryPub1.pri, whole genome shotgun sequence.
CAGCCTTACTGGGACCCCACCCTCCCACAGACACCACTGCTTTCCCAGCACCACATGGCCCTCCCAGAGGAACCCCTTTTACTTTGGTGACCCCATCTCTACTGGTGActcagccctcccttggccctCACACTCCTGATGGGGACCCAGCCACCCCATGGACCTCAGCCCACTTGGAGAAGTCACAATCCTCTTGGGGATCTCAATCCTATTGGGGTTCTTGCATCACTCAGAGTACCCAGGCCCCTTTCATGACCCCACAGCCTTCCCAGGGATaccagagccctgcctggaaGGGTTGACACTGGGGATACTCATGGCCTCCCTCTGCCATCTTCATGTTGGATTTCCACCTGCAAGAGAAAGTTGTTGTCCCAGGTTACACTCATCCTTGGAGGGGCTGACAAGAACCCAGGCCCCAGGTGGACacaagaaacctgatccagatgggcagagagagagatttgggattccccctcccaggaggaggtgtCCCCTGggtcagaggtctattccactccccctgcctGTCCAGCAAAGCCTATTTAAGCAGAGACACTACTTGGTTCTGCCTCTCtcccctgctgtgcctgctccagaggtcatctgctgTTCCTGCTTCCTGCACCTACCTCGTGCCACAGCCTAGCTCCGTGATGCTTCCAGACCACTTCTCAGGAACTGAATCCACTTACATCCAGGGAATCCaatgccagctgggcctggttttgtattttcttctatttcccCATTCCTTATACCTTTGTAACCTTCCCTGGTACTCAAATGCTATAGATAGTTTGTTTAAAAttacctttttacttccaaactgCTTCCAGACCATTCCTTGCATGATtttacctctcctttctcctgcctcaTTTCCTTTTACCTTACCAGGAAAaatggagagggggaggaaatctgaatctgttctgtttggttttggactCCAGGTGAAGCCTTAAACCATCTCAGGAGTCCATGCATGGGGGGCTTAGATTTCTCCACTCCTGTGCCTACTGTCCATAGACTACACCCAGGGAAACTGGGTCAGGAAGGAAAGGCAGGGCAGGATGTGGATGCAGAAGCCATCACACCAGaaccctggcacacagctccaTGCTCACCAGGTCCATGTAGAAGTCTTCCAAGCCCAGAAGCCAGAGAGCAAAGTGGATGCAGTTGTTGGTGCCTGGCTGATAGCTGCCTCTGCTGTTCATTGCCTTCCTGACGTTGCTATGGAATTCCATGAGGTCCATCCCACCTCTTTTCCGGTACATCTGGCATTTCCCCCTGGCCCCTGTCAGGGCGTGGAAGCCTTCCTTGCAGATCTGACCAATGTTACTCCGGACATCAGTGTCTGGAAAATCAAGAGCCACACATTGCCCTGGCCCAGCCCTCACCACGCTGCAGACACGAGCCAGGGCTCCGGCACTTACTCTGGAAGTGTATGACCTCTGCGTCCCCAAGGTAGACAGCTGCGTGTGTgaagagggagctgcaggagccatACTCGTGCAGGGGGAAGAGCACCAtgtccccaggctgcagtgctgcctctgccacctcctccaAGACCTCCTCGTGCCCAGGGGTGCCCTTGTGCAGCAGAAAGTGAATTGTCTCAAAGGCTGGCACATGGTCGCCTATGAAGAGTCTCCTGGTACATCTCCTCCAAGTCAGCACTGcctgagcccagcaggcagccaggcaggatttCACCAGGCTGAGGCATCGACAAATGCTGGAgatctgcagggagagaggaacaGGAatgggggcagcagctctgcctgggcagcacaatcccACCTGCAACTACATCCTGCCCGtgatggctgctgccagggcaaggGCTTGGCTCAGGCAAAAGTCAGCctgtgcctccctgctgctgctgaaacgtGGAGACATCCTGGGACAAGCTCTGTGTCTCCCCGCCctgtcccagcagcccagggttGTGGATAGCTTCCTGtagagagctgcagagatggcagagtcCTTACTGTGGTACCCAGCAGTGATGTGCCCTAGGAGCCAGGGACAGACCTGGGCTGCTGGCCCCACAACAAGGGCTGTGAAAATACATCAGGGAGCAGCTGAATTGGGAAGTACTGGGTCCAAGCTGACCCTTCCTACCTCCTCTAACTGTGAGAGGTGGATAAAGACTGAACAAAAAATCTGGGAACAGTTCAAAATCtctgaaaacctgcctggggctctgtgctTCTTCAAGCTGTGTCTGATCTGCTCATTGCTCCTGAATGTTATGTTTGGGATCAGGGGGAGACCACCTGGGATAGCCTGGAAATACTTCTGACTTCCAGACCTCTGCTGTGGCACCCAACATCCACAATCCCCACCTCTGGAATCTGCTTGAATCTGAGTGTTGTGGTGCAGGGGAGGAACGaggtgctgtgaggctgctgtagCGAGCGTGAATGGTAGCATGGGTGGCAAAAGCAGGGATAGGCAGTAACAGGGGGAGGTGGGTGCCACAGGGATGGGTCCTAGTGGCAACTGagtgccagcagaggctgggtgccaggctcactctgcccctctccccacagctgaGCACCCTGGGGTGCAGGGCAGACCCTGTGAGCCCTGGCTAGGCTGCTCCTCCAGACTCAATGCTGGATACCACAGGTGTGTGGGCACTGGCAGGGGGTTCCTGgttaggggctggagcagagtgcTGGCAGCTTTGGCATCCCCTTGCATGGCAATGAAGTGTGGCACAAGAGGCTGTGCAGTCCCTGTTGCATTTGTGTTGCTCTCACTCTTGCTCTCCTTTTCCCACAAGTTCCTTTCCCCGAAGCCACTGCTGAGTGAGCTCcaactctgctgcagccaagcagctgctggccaaACTGCACCGCCCCTGGGggaacttgagaccatttcctctcatcctgttgcttttttaggagggataggagaccaagccccagctcattccaagctcctttcagggagccctagagagccaggaggtctctgctcagcctcctgttctcctgacaaaggctccccaagGTGGTCTCCCTCTGTGCCCGAAGTTACTATTCGGTGTCAATcaccaagcagccccagcttgAAGAAGCACAAAGCTCCAGGCAGGTTTCACACTTTGCACTGTGTTCAGATTTCCCTTTCAGCCTTTCTCCACCCCTCACAAAGACAAAGAGCAGGAGAGGTCAGCTTCGAGCCAGCAAAAGTCATCCTGTGCTTCCCAGCCGCTAAAGGTGGAGACGTCCCGGGACGAGCTctgttcctcccctccccctgtcccAGCGGCACAGCGTCgcgggcagctgcaggcagagggctgcCGAGACGGCAGAGTCCTTACCACAATTCCCATCGGCGATGTCCCTAGGACCTAGCAGGTAacggagctgggctgctggcacctccaagaagggctgtgggaaatggaagagggctgggctgggagttgCTTGGATCCAAGCTGACCTCTCCTACTTCCTGTGACTGTGGGAGGTGGAAACAGAATGAAAGCGAAACCTGAGCACGGCAAAAACTCTGTGAAGACCTGTCTGGggctttttgctttttaatgttGCAGCAGATCTGCTAATTGCAACTGAATGTTAAGTTTGGGAACAGATGGAGACCACCTGGGATATCCTGCACATGCTCCTGAGTTTCCCCCCACTGCTGTGGCCCCCAGCATCCACATTCCCTACCACTGAAATCTTCACTGTGCTGAGTGTTGGGgtgcaggggaggcaggaggtgctgtgaggctgctgtgacAAGAGTGGTGCTAGCATGGGTGGCAATAGCAGGGGCAGGTCCTAGCAGAGGTGGGTGCTACCGGGGGGGTGCCAGCAGGAGATGGGTGCTAGCAGGTATTGGCCCTAGCGGCAGCTGagtgccagcagaggctgggtgccaggctcactctgcccctctccccacagctgaGCACCCTGGGGCAGACCCTGtgagccctggccaggctgttcCTCCAGatccaggtgctgggtgccatagGTGTGTGGGTGCTGGCAGAGGGTTCCTGGttaggggcaggagcagagtgcTGGAAGCTTTGGCATCCCCTTGCCGGGCAATGAAGTGTGGCACAAGAGGCTGTGCAGTCCCTGTTGCATTTTGTTGCTCTCACTCTTGCTCTCCTTTTCCCACAAGTTCGTTTCCCTGAAGCCACTGCTGAGTGAGCTCcaactctgctgcagccaagcagcaaagagcaggagATGTCAGGTACAACCCAGCACCTACTGACTCACTTCACCCCTACCGCATTCCCCAAGTACCATCCCAGCATCCAAGTGGGTGtctgtgggggactgtgatgaACCTGTGGACCCTGTGATGAACTATGGTGAGGAATTTGACATTGAAATCATCACTGTGTTCCCCTAAGAATCTGGAAAGTCCCTGGACTGAATGTTTGAGGATGAGAAACTGCAATGTGAGATAGTGAGGCCACCTGGGCTAGCTTAACCAGTAACCACATCAATGCTATGACTAACCAGTAAGAACCTTGAGAAGAGTTTGTTAACCAATTGCACGCAGCCACACTAACAACAGACATACAAatatgtgctgctgtgctggagtaAATGGAGTCTTTTTTCTTTATACTCTGCTTGCCATGAGGTATATTTTTGTCACTTTGTCTGTCACCATATACAGTGCAAATGGTGACCCTGAGACATGATTCGATGTGATTCGAGGCTGTGAGTGGAATGCAGTGGTGACAGAGCCCAGTGTAGCTGAGAGCAGTGGGGATACTGCCTTTGGTCCGGACCTGAACTTTGACACCTGCCTGGGTGAGGTAGGTGAGCCACTGAGAACATAATGGGACAAGAtttaacaaaggatgaggactTAGTCCTTGGGACCTGGAAATAGTTATTGAAACATAGGGGTCTAAAAATTAAAGATTATGAATTAAGAAGATTACTATTATGGAGCAAGCAGCAAGGTTTTGAACCTTCCTCAGTTACGGCTTTCAGCATCGCTGTGTGGCGCAAGCTAGGTAGTCATTTGTGGGACGCCATATCGAAACAGGTTATGGAAATGGCGACACCTGGTGCTTACTTAGTGACACACTGAAAGATCTTAAGAGTGGgacaaaaaaagaggaggaaataatGGGAGagttgaaagaaaaagggattGACTTGACATGCAAAGGGATCAAAACGATCCTCTGCGAGGAGTGGGGGTGGATGCCCTTATGGGAACAGGCGCTGTGGTTTCTAATCCTAACACACAAGCTCACTGGCACCCTTGTGTACTGGAACAGAGTCAAAAAACAGGCATGTCTGCAATTCGAAAGACGATGGAGCTTGCACCTCCATGCCCTCAATATACAATTATCGAACAGGATCCTAAGGAGCCATTTCCACAGTTTGTAGAAAGGGCTTCTGCTGCTATTGAGAAGCAGGTCAATGATGAAAATCTCAGACAAATTCTGTGTCGGCGGCTGGCGAAACATGCAAATGCTGGCTGTTACAGTCGGCTTCACGGGAAagtttttggtaacagttttattAGCAATAAAAGGCAATAgaaggcaataaaagcaagcaaagcagcacGCTGGGCTTGTAAGGCAGCAAAGGCTTCACCTCACAGCAACTTTACAATGGCTTCCTTTCTCTTATATAgctacatcatctacataaacaGGCTTATGTTAAAGAG
It includes:
- the LOC128897992 gene encoding uncharacterized protein LOC128897992, with protein sequence MGIVISSICRCLSLVKSCLAACWAQAVLTWRRCTRRLFIGDHVPAFETIHFLLHKGTPGHEEVLEEVAEAALQPGDMVLFPLHEYGSCSSLFTHAAVYLGDAEVIHFQNTDVRSNIGQICKEGFHALTGARGKCQMYRKRGGMDLMEFHSNVRKAMNSRGSYQPGTNNCIHFALWLLGLEDFYMDLVEIQHEDGRGRPRLCSMK